Proteins encoded within one genomic window of Guyparkeria hydrothermalis:
- a CDS encoding YeeE/YedE thiosulfate transporter family protein, with protein MSCQVRPLWPPFVAGIVLGLVLLLTFVLVGNGMGSSGAFARVATEVGLQVAPEATRANGYLGGMAQGNPLAAWIVLAAVGTLVGAILASISSGRFRVKVDRGSGRIGVGTRLALALGGGLLAGFGSRLAAGCTSGVGLSNTAMLGVAGFVFLIAFFVVGLLVSLFMRRVW; from the coding sequence ATGTCTTGCCAAGTTCGGCCATTGTGGCCCCCTTTCGTTGCCGGGATCGTGCTCGGCCTGGTTTTGCTGCTCACCTTCGTCCTGGTGGGTAACGGCATGGGCTCGTCGGGCGCCTTCGCCCGCGTGGCCACTGAGGTTGGTCTTCAGGTTGCCCCCGAGGCGACGCGCGCGAACGGCTATCTCGGCGGTATGGCACAGGGCAACCCGCTGGCGGCCTGGATCGTGCTCGCCGCCGTGGGCACCCTGGTTGGCGCCATCCTGGCGTCGATTTCCTCCGGCCGGTTCCGGGTGAAGGTTGACCGTGGCTCGGGCCGAATCGGTGTCGGGACTCGTCTGGCGCTGGCTCTCGGCGGCGGTCTGCTCGCCGGCTTCGGGTCCCGGCTGGCGGCGGGCTGCACCAGTGGTGTCGGCCTGTCGAACACCGCCATGCTCGGCGTTGCCGGCTTCGTCTTCCTGATCGCGTTCTTCGTGGTGGGTCTTCTGGTCAGTCTGTTCATGCGGAGGGTCTGGTAA
- a CDS encoding transcriptional repressor yields MACADHHQCIDDALARAEAICARSGARLTPIRRDVLREVWSSHEATKAYDLIERLSRDGEQIKPPTVYRALDFLLEHGLIHRIESLNAFVGCEHPQEAHQAILMICDRCGDIREDDNSEVQAALKKLASETGFVPRSAVIELRGLCRNCRATH; encoded by the coding sequence ATGGCCTGTGCCGACCACCACCAGTGCATCGACGATGCCCTCGCCCGCGCCGAGGCAATCTGCGCGCGCTCCGGCGCCCGCCTAACGCCGATTCGGCGTGACGTGCTGCGCGAGGTCTGGTCCAGTCACGAGGCCACCAAGGCCTATGACCTGATCGAGCGGCTGTCCCGAGACGGCGAGCAAATCAAGCCACCAACGGTCTACCGCGCGCTGGACTTCCTGCTTGAACATGGCCTGATCCACCGCATCGAGAGTCTCAACGCCTTCGTCGGCTGCGAGCATCCGCAGGAAGCGCACCAGGCGATCCTGATGATCTGCGACCGTTGCGGCGACATCCGCGAGGACGACAACTCGGAGGTCCAGGCAGCCCTGAAAAAACTCGCCAGCGAGACGGGTTTCGTGCCACGGTCGGCCGTGATCGAGCTGCGTGGCCTCTGCCGCAACTGCCGCGCGACCCACTGA
- a CDS encoding PilT/PilU family type 4a pilus ATPase yields MDRQQAANYVQALLKRAVDRNASDLFVTVGAPPSAKVDGKVVHLTDQKLSVENTQMLVRSIMTDKQVAHFEESHEANFAISLPGVARFRVNAFMQRGSEGMVLRMIRSDIPDFGELKLPDVLGDIAMTARGLVIFVGATSSGKSTSLAAMLDYRNENSRGHIVTIEDPIEFVHKHKGCLVTQREVGMDTDSFGAALKNTLRQAPDVILIGEIRDRETMDHAIAFAETGHLCLSTLHANNTNQALDRIINFFPEDRRQQLLMDLSLNLKAVVSQRLLRKTDGEGRVPAVEVLINTPLIGDLIFKGDVSEIKEVMKRSRELGMQTFDQALFDLYDAYQVDYDEALSKADSVNDLRLRIKLESQRGLPKSRDDDAEDELKVESD; encoded by the coding sequence ATGGATCGCCAGCAAGCAGCCAACTACGTACAGGCCCTCCTCAAGCGGGCCGTCGACCGCAACGCCTCCGACCTGTTCGTCACGGTCGGGGCCCCGCCGTCGGCCAAGGTCGACGGCAAGGTCGTCCACCTGACCGACCAGAAGCTCTCGGTCGAGAACACCCAGATGCTGGTGCGCTCGATCATGACCGACAAGCAGGTCGCGCACTTCGAGGAGAGCCACGAGGCGAACTTCGCTATTTCGCTCCCCGGCGTCGCCCGCTTCCGCGTCAATGCCTTCATGCAGCGCGGCAGCGAGGGCATGGTGCTGCGGATGATCCGCTCGGACATCCCGGACTTCGGCGAACTCAAGCTGCCGGACGTGCTCGGCGACATCGCCATGACGGCCCGCGGCCTGGTGATCTTCGTCGGCGCGACCAGTTCGGGCAAGTCGACCTCGCTCGCGGCGATGCTCGACTACCGCAACGAGAACTCGCGCGGCCACATCGTCACGATCGAGGACCCGATCGAGTTCGTCCACAAGCACAAGGGCTGCCTCGTCACCCAGCGCGAGGTGGGCATGGACACCGATTCCTTCGGCGCGGCCCTGAAGAACACCCTGCGCCAGGCGCCGGACGTGATCCTGATCGGCGAGATCCGCGACCGCGAGACCATGGATCACGCCATCGCCTTCGCCGAGACCGGCCACCTCTGCCTGTCGACCCTGCACGCGAACAACACCAACCAGGCGCTCGACCGAATCATCAACTTCTTCCCGGAAGATCGCCGCCAGCAGCTGCTGATGGACCTGTCACTCAACCTCAAGGCAGTGGTCTCGCAGCGCCTGCTGCGCAAGACCGACGGCGAGGGCCGGGTGCCCGCGGTCGAGGTGCTGATCAACACCCCGCTGATCGGCGATCTGATCTTCAAGGGCGACGTGTCGGAGATCAAGGAGGTCATGAAGCGCTCGCGCGAGCTGGGCATGCAGACCTTCGACCAGGCCCTGTTCGACCTGTACGACGCCTACCAGGTCGACTACGACGAGGCACTCAGCAAGGCCGACTCGGTCAACGACCTGCGTCTGCGCATCAAGCTCGAGAGCCAGCGCGGCCTGCCCAAGAGCCGCGATGACGACGCGGAAGACGAACTCAAGGTCGAATCCGACTAA
- the proC gene encoding pyrroline-5-carboxylate reductase, with the protein MNASRIAFIGGGNMAAALIGGMVKDAPEGARPSIVVADPDDERRRSLADQLGVEVTADNHAAVDGAQMVVLAVKPQVMRSVAEDLAPDLAPGQLVVSIAAGIPVAALQRWLDGHAAVVRAMPNTPSMVGCGATGLFAAEAVSREQQSDAESLMRAVGVVQWLDEESQIDEVTALSGSGPAYAFYLMESMQAAAEELGMSPDVARLLTLETVYGAAKLALAADEPPAELRRRVSSPGGTTERAIAQLEESGVREAFARAVRASRDRSRELAAAIDDGSAE; encoded by the coding sequence ATGAATGCCTCGCGGATAGCCTTCATCGGAGGCGGCAACATGGCTGCCGCGCTGATCGGCGGCATGGTCAAGGACGCGCCCGAGGGTGCCCGACCGTCGATCGTGGTCGCCGATCCGGACGACGAGCGCCGGCGCTCGCTGGCCGACCAGCTCGGGGTCGAGGTCACCGCCGACAATCACGCTGCCGTCGATGGGGCCCAAATGGTCGTGCTGGCGGTCAAGCCGCAGGTGATGCGATCGGTGGCCGAAGACCTGGCACCGGACCTGGCGCCGGGGCAGTTGGTGGTGTCCATTGCGGCCGGCATCCCGGTGGCCGCGTTGCAGCGCTGGCTAGACGGCCATGCGGCCGTGGTGCGCGCCATGCCGAACACGCCGTCGATGGTCGGTTGCGGCGCGACCGGGCTGTTCGCCGCCGAGGCGGTCAGCCGGGAGCAGCAGAGCGACGCCGAGTCGCTGATGCGCGCGGTGGGCGTGGTTCAGTGGCTCGACGAGGAGTCGCAGATCGACGAGGTCACCGCACTGTCCGGCAGCGGGCCGGCCTACGCCTTTTACCTGATGGAATCCATGCAGGCGGCTGCCGAGGAGCTCGGCATGTCCCCGGACGTGGCCCGGCTGTTGACGCTGGAAACGGTCTACGGGGCGGCGAAGCTTGCCTTGGCTGCCGACGAACCGCCGGCCGAATTGCGCCGGCGGGTCAGTTCCCCGGGCGGGACCACCGAGCGGGCCATCGCCCAGCTCGAGGAGTCCGGCGTGCGCGAGGCCTTCGCGCGTGCGGTTCGAGCCTCGCGTGACCGCAGTCGCGAGCTGGCCGCCGCGATCGATGACGGCTCCGCCGAGTGA
- a CDS encoding PilT/PilU family type 4a pilus ATPase: protein MSQLSLEPYLKLLAEKEGSDLYFSSGTTPAVKIQGEMRFIGKDRLRSGQVEELARSVLNQHQIDEFLETLELNVALSRPGIGRFRMNVFQQRGEWSLVIRYIQAEIPRAADLNLPLVVEELITERRGLILVVGATGSGKSTTLASMIDYRAEARPGHILTVEDPMEYAFRHRNSVVNQREVGVDTRSYAAALKEALREAPDVIMIGEVRDRATMEHALAYADTGHLCISTLHATNANQALDRIIRFFPSESRDQLLMDLSLNLKAIISQRLIIGSGGKRLPAVEILINTPLVSDLIKRGEIDAIKESMQKNTSSGAMTFDMSILELHKKGLITREEALANADSRSNMEWLISFGSGQDELKAAAADSSGIKSDSSDSNELPPLE, encoded by the coding sequence ATGAGCCAACTGAGCCTCGAACCGTACCTGAAACTACTCGCCGAGAAGGAAGGCTCGGACCTGTACTTTTCCAGCGGCACCACCCCCGCGGTCAAGATCCAGGGGGAAATGCGCTTCATCGGCAAGGACCGACTGCGCAGCGGTCAGGTCGAGGAACTGGCCCGCTCGGTGCTAAACCAGCACCAGATCGACGAATTTCTCGAGACCCTCGAACTCAACGTCGCGCTGTCACGACCTGGCATCGGCCGCTTCCGGATGAATGTCTTTCAGCAGCGGGGCGAATGGTCGCTGGTGATCCGTTACATCCAGGCGGAAATTCCGCGTGCGGCCGACCTCAACCTGCCGCTGGTGGTCGAAGAGCTGATCACCGAGCGCCGCGGGCTGATCCTGGTGGTCGGGGCAACCGGTTCGGGCAAATCGACCACGCTCGCGTCGATGATCGACTACCGGGCAGAGGCGCGGCCGGGGCACATCCTGACGGTCGAGGACCCGATGGAATACGCCTTCCGCCACCGCAACTCGGTGGTCAACCAGCGCGAGGTCGGCGTCGATACCCGTTCCTACGCAGCAGCCCTCAAGGAGGCACTACGGGAGGCCCCGGACGTCATCATGATCGGCGAGGTGCGTGACCGAGCGACCATGGAGCATGCCCTCGCCTACGCCGACACCGGTCACCTGTGCATCAGCACGCTGCACGCCACCAATGCCAACCAGGCACTCGACCGCATCATCCGCTTCTTCCCGTCCGAGTCGCGCGACCAGCTGCTGATGGACCTGTCGCTCAACCTCAAGGCGATCATCTCCCAGCGGCTGATCATCGGCAGTGGCGGCAAGCGGCTGCCGGCCGTCGAGATCCTGATCAACACGCCACTGGTCTCCGACCTGATCAAGCGCGGCGAGATCGATGCGATCAAGGAGTCGATGCAGAAGAACACCTCGAGCGGTGCGATGACCTTCGACATGTCGATTCTGGAACTGCACAAGAAGGGCCTGATCACGCGCGAGGAAGCGCTGGCGAACGCGGACAGCCGCAGCAACATGGAATGGCTGATCAGCTTCGGCAGCGGCCAGGACGAACTCAAGGCCGCCGCCGCCGACTCCAGCGGCATCAAGAGCGACAGCTCGGACAGCAACGAACTGCCGCCACTGGAGTGA
- a CDS encoding type IV pilus twitching motility protein PilT, translating into MAETRDIDSLLMFTVKNGASDLHLSAGEQPRVRIDGDIRKVNVPVMEHKDVHGMVYDIMNDRQRKEYEDNLEVDFSFELRGHARFRVNAFNQNRGASAVFRTIPSKVLTLEQLDAPKVFQDLCDYPNGIVLVTGPTGSGKSTTLAAMIDYINDHRNDHILTVEDPIEFVHESKKCLINQREVHRDTHSFNAALRSALREDPDVVLVGELRDLETIRLALTAAETGHLVFGTLHTNSAAKTIDRIIDVFPSAEKDMVRAMLSESLRAVISQTLLKKISGGRAAAHEIMLGTPAIRNLIRENKVAQMYSAIQTGHAQGMQTLDQNLKNLVSRGMISKELARARAANKNDFM; encoded by the coding sequence ATGGCCGAAACCCGAGATATCGACTCCCTGCTGATGTTCACCGTCAAAAACGGTGCATCGGACCTGCACCTGTCGGCCGGCGAGCAGCCCCGCGTGCGCATCGACGGCGACATCCGCAAGGTCAACGTGCCGGTCATGGAACACAAGGATGTCCACGGCATGGTGTACGACATCATGAACGACCGGCAACGCAAGGAGTACGAGGACAACCTCGAGGTCGACTTCTCCTTCGAACTGCGCGGCCATGCCCGCTTTCGTGTCAACGCCTTCAACCAGAATCGCGGCGCGAGTGCGGTGTTCCGCACCATCCCGAGCAAGGTGCTCACCCTCGAACAGCTCGATGCGCCGAAGGTCTTCCAGGATCTCTGCGACTACCCGAACGGCATCGTGCTGGTCACCGGCCCGACCGGCTCGGGCAAGTCGACCACGCTCGCGGCGATGATCGACTACATCAACGACCATCGCAACGACCACATCCTGACAGTCGAGGATCCGATCGAATTCGTTCACGAATCGAAGAAGTGCCTGATCAACCAGCGCGAGGTGCACCGCGACACGCACAGCTTCAACGCCGCGCTGCGCTCCGCCCTGCGTGAGGATCCCGACGTCGTGCTGGTCGGCGAACTGCGTGACCTCGAGACCATCCGCCTGGCCCTGACCGCGGCCGAGACCGGTCACCTGGTGTTCGGCACGCTGCACACCAACTCGGCGGCCAAGACCATCGACCGGATCATCGACGTCTTCCCCTCGGCCGAGAAGGACATGGTCCGGGCCATGCTCTCGGAATCCCTGCGTGCGGTCATCTCGCAGACGCTGCTGAAGAAGATCAGCGGCGGGCGCGCTGCGGCGCACGAGATCATGCTGGGCACGCCGGCGATCCGCAACCTGATCCGCGAGAACAAGGTCGCCCAGATGTACTCGGCCATCCAGACGGGCCACGCGCAGGGCATGCAGACGCTCGACCAGAACCTGAAGAACCTGGTCTCCCGCGGCATGATCTCCAAGGAGCTTGCCCGCGCGCGGGCGGCCAACAAGAACGACTTCATGTAA
- the metX gene encoding homoserine O-succinyltransferase MetX yields the protein MSESAQANNPTHQPGSVGLVEPQTARIDTPLLLDCGRRIEHYELVYETYGELNERADNAVLICHALSGDHHAAGRHRPEDRKPGWWDTAIGPGKPIDTDRFFVVCVNNLGGCKGSTGPLSENPETGRPYGPDFPVLTVRDWVNSQHALMRQLGISRWAAVTGGSLGGMQVMQWAISYPEAVAHAVVIAAAPKLSAQNIAFNEVARQAIITDPDFHDGRYAEQGVIPRRGLMLARMLGHITYLSDDAMRAKFGRELRSGKVQYGFDVEFQVESYLRYQGTSFVDRFDANTYLLMTKALDYFDPAAEADDDLATALAPATARFLVVSFTSDWRFSPARSREIVRALLATGKSVSYAEVEAHQGHDAFLMPIPYYHKVLRGYFDNIARDLTEETGAKEADA from the coding sequence ATGAGCGAGTCCGCCCAAGCGAACAACCCGACACACCAGCCCGGCTCGGTAGGTCTGGTCGAGCCCCAGACCGCACGGATCGACACGCCCCTGCTGCTCGACTGCGGCCGGCGCATCGAGCACTACGAACTGGTCTACGAGACTTACGGCGAGCTCAACGAGCGCGCCGACAATGCGGTGCTGATCTGCCATGCGCTCTCCGGTGATCATCACGCGGCCGGCCGGCACCGCCCCGAGGACCGCAAGCCAGGCTGGTGGGATACGGCCATCGGGCCCGGCAAGCCGATCGATACCGACCGCTTCTTCGTCGTCTGCGTCAACAACCTCGGTGGCTGCAAGGGCTCGACGGGACCGCTATCCGAGAATCCCGAGACCGGTCGCCCCTATGGCCCTGACTTCCCGGTCCTTACCGTGCGCGACTGGGTCAACAGCCAGCACGCGCTGATGCGTCAGCTGGGCATCTCGCGCTGGGCGGCGGTCACCGGCGGCAGTCTCGGCGGCATGCAGGTGATGCAATGGGCGATCAGCTACCCCGAGGCGGTGGCGCATGCGGTGGTGATCGCCGCCGCGCCGAAGCTCTCGGCGCAGAACATCGCCTTCAACGAGGTGGCGCGTCAGGCGATCATCACCGACCCGGATTTCCACGACGGCCGCTATGCCGAGCAGGGCGTCATTCCGCGGCGCGGGCTGATGCTTGCGCGCATGCTGGGCCACATCACCTACCTGTCGGATGACGCCATGCGTGCCAAGTTCGGTCGTGAGCTGCGTTCGGGCAAGGTGCAGTACGGCTTCGACGTCGAGTTTCAGGTGGAGTCCTACCTGCGTTACCAGGGCACCAGTTTCGTCGACCGTTTCGATGCCAACACCTACCTGCTGATGACCAAGGCGCTGGATTACTTCGATCCGGCCGCCGAGGCCGACGACGATCTCGCCACGGCACTGGCGCCGGCCACGGCCCGTTTCCTGGTGGTCTCCTTCACCTCTGACTGGCGCTTCTCCCCGGCCCGCTCGCGTGAGATCGTCCGTGCGTTGCTGGCGACCGGCAAGTCGGTGTCCTACGCCGAGGTCGAGGCCCACCAGGGGCACGACGCGTTCCTGATGCCGATTCCCTACTACCACAAGGTACTGCGCGGCTACTTCGACAACATCGCCCGTGATCTGACCGAGGAGACTGGCGCCAAGGAGGCTGACGCATGA
- the metW gene encoding methionine biosynthesis protein MetW gives MNRPDWEIVTGWIRENARVLDLGCGDGALLRHLIAKRGVRGVGMEVDDERVARGVAADLNIVQADLDDGIRTWFGANSFDYVVVSQTIQAIRHPERLLGEMLDVASEGIVTFPNMGYWRNRWQLGVQGMMPTTKALPNPWYNTPNIHLCTLRDFESLCEGLGIEILDRAVVDQNRQSSPLLRAMPNWFGEHAIYRIRKRVP, from the coding sequence ATGAACCGCCCTGACTGGGAAATCGTCACCGGCTGGATCCGTGAGAACGCGCGGGTGCTTGACCTGGGCTGCGGCGACGGTGCGTTGCTGCGTCATCTGATCGCCAAGCGCGGCGTGCGCGGCGTGGGGATGGAAGTGGATGACGAGCGGGTTGCGCGCGGGGTGGCCGCCGATCTGAATATCGTCCAGGCCGATCTCGACGACGGCATTCGGACGTGGTTCGGCGCGAACTCGTTCGACTATGTGGTGGTCAGCCAGACCATTCAGGCGATTCGCCACCCGGAGCGACTCCTCGGCGAGATGCTCGACGTTGCCTCCGAGGGCATCGTTACCTTCCCCAACATGGGCTACTGGCGCAATCGTTGGCAGCTGGGCGTGCAGGGCATGATGCCGACCACCAAGGCCCTGCCGAACCCCTGGTACAACACGCCTAACATTCATCTCTGCACCCTGCGCGACTTCGAGTCGCTCTGCGAGGGGCTGGGTATCGAGATTCTCGATCGGGCGGTGGTCGACCAGAACCGTCAAAGTTCGCCGCTGCTGCGCGCGATGCCCAACTGGTTCGGCGAGCACGCCATCTACCGCATCCGCAAACGCGTACCCTGA
- a CDS encoding DUF6691 family protein, with protein sequence MDYGTAGTALATGLLFGFVLEQAGFGSPCKLTAQFRLTDWSVFKVMFTAIIVAAAGILLLQVNNTFGSQGFYVAEMYLWGTVLGGVLIGAGFAIGGYCPGTSVVGLGSGRIDGLIFMLGMVIGIWAFAGMYDTSFIQSVVTGAKASARTVPELLGVSPWVIIAAMVGMAIAGYAAGRALERRSHGVYSAEDITEGRDPSDSDELGRDLGREASASRQQDAT encoded by the coding sequence ATGGATTACGGAACCGCGGGTACCGCACTGGCGACCGGCCTGCTGTTCGGCTTCGTGCTCGAACAAGCAGGCTTCGGTTCTCCCTGCAAGCTCACCGCCCAGTTTCGTCTCACGGACTGGTCGGTGTTCAAGGTCATGTTTACGGCGATCATCGTCGCGGCTGCCGGCATCCTGCTGCTGCAGGTCAACAACACGTTCGGCTCGCAGGGCTTCTACGTCGCGGAGATGTACCTCTGGGGCACCGTGCTCGGCGGCGTGCTGATCGGCGCGGGTTTTGCCATCGGTGGCTACTGCCCGGGCACCTCGGTCGTCGGGCTGGGAAGTGGCCGGATCGATGGCCTGATCTTCATGCTCGGCATGGTGATCGGCATCTGGGCGTTTGCCGGGATGTATGACACCAGCTTCATCCAGAGCGTGGTGACTGGCGCCAAGGCATCGGCACGCACCGTGCCGGAACTGCTGGGCGTCTCGCCCTGGGTGATCATTGCCGCGATGGTTGGGATGGCGATCGCGGGCTATGCGGCCGGCCGCGCCCTCGAGCGGCGCAGTCATGGTGTCTACTCGGCCGAGGACATCACCGAGGGACGTGATCCCAGTGACTCCGACGAGCTCGGGCGCGATCTGGGCCGGGAAGCCAGCGCCTCGCGACAGCAGGACGCGACCTAA
- a CDS encoding YggS family pyridoxal phosphate-dependent enzyme — protein sequence MENRESAYRGIRKRIDAAMAEREQHGGESRPVRLVAVSKRQPVEAIRALAELGQRDFGENYLQEALDKQEALGDLPLTWHFIGPIQSNKTRLIAAHFDWVHSVDRVKLVRRLGEQRDPARGPLNVLIQVNIDDEASKSGASPDEVPAIAAACGEHPTLRLRGLMCIPRPGNTEAFSQLAELNAGLPEPLPDLSMGMSGDFEVAIAEGATIVRVGTALFGPRD from the coding sequence ATGGAAAACAGAGAAAGCGCGTACCGGGGCATCCGCAAGCGGATCGACGCCGCGATGGCCGAGCGGGAGCAGCACGGCGGCGAATCGCGCCCCGTGCGACTGGTGGCGGTCAGCAAGCGCCAGCCGGTCGAGGCCATCCGGGCGCTGGCCGAGCTTGGTCAGCGGGATTTCGGCGAGAACTACCTTCAGGAGGCGCTCGACAAGCAGGAAGCGCTGGGTGACTTGCCGCTGACCTGGCATTTCATCGGGCCGATCCAGTCGAACAAGACCCGGTTGATTGCGGCGCACTTCGACTGGGTGCACAGCGTCGACCGGGTCAAGCTGGTGCGTCGGCTCGGCGAGCAGCGTGACCCGGCGCGCGGTCCGCTCAACGTGCTGATTCAGGTGAACATCGACGACGAGGCCAGCAAGTCGGGTGCCTCGCCGGATGAGGTGCCGGCGATCGCGGCGGCCTGCGGCGAGCACCCGACCCTGCGCCTGCGCGGGCTGATGTGCATCCCGCGCCCCGGCAACACGGAGGCTTTTAGCCAGCTGGCCGAACTCAATGCCGGCCTGCCGGAGCCGCTGCCGGACCTGTCGATGGGGATGAGCGGCGACTTCGAGGTGGCGATCGCCGAGGGAGCGACCATCGTGCGTGTCGGAACGGCCCTGTTCGGCCCGCGCGACTGA
- a CDS encoding class I SAM-dependent methyltransferase translates to MKHPIDPQAIAALRHDQVIQCELLGQPLTLHSTWGLFSPREIDAGTRLLLEHTPVPPAGSTIVDLGCGYGPIGASMAKACPDSRVVLLDKDFVAVDYAQGNLGRNRLENAEARLSNGLSAVDGEGFDRLYSNVPAKVGKEMWQIMLFDTWQGLKPGGEVWFVSINGLREYFKRTMKERFGNYDKVKQGKTYTVHRAVKE, encoded by the coding sequence ATGAAGCATCCCATCGATCCGCAAGCCATCGCCGCGTTGCGGCACGACCAGGTGATCCAGTGCGAACTGCTGGGCCAGCCCCTGACGCTGCATTCGACTTGGGGGCTGTTCTCCCCCCGCGAAATCGATGCCGGCACGCGATTACTGCTCGAGCACACCCCCGTCCCGCCGGCCGGCAGCACCATCGTCGACCTGGGATGCGGCTACGGCCCGATCGGCGCGTCCATGGCGAAGGCCTGCCCCGACAGCCGCGTGGTCCTGCTGGACAAGGATTTCGTCGCGGTCGACTACGCGCAGGGGAACCTCGGACGCAACCGGCTGGAGAATGCCGAGGCACGGCTGTCCAACGGACTGTCGGCAGTCGACGGCGAGGGCTTCGACCGGCTCTACTCGAACGTGCCGGCCAAGGTTGGCAAGGAAATGTGGCAGATCATGCTGTTCGACACCTGGCAGGGACTGAAGCCGGGCGGCGAGGTCTGGTTCGTGTCGATCAACGGCCTGCGCGAGTACTTCAAGCGGACGATGAAGGAGCGTTTCGGCAACTACGACAAGGTCAAGCAGGGCAAGACCTACACCGTCCACCGGGCCGTGAAGGAATAG
- a CDS encoding MBL fold metallo-hydrolase, translating to MEFEKQFLATRRRFLRNLGATAGLAAAPLAWSSRVFAEESMVVEGPPMPDLPATWIADNVYVIVSPWGFPSEANQGMMSNITFVITEKGVVILDSGASLQIGQMALRQIRKITDKPVVAVFNTHYHGDHWLGNHAFVRENPDVPIYAHEKTASAIRTNQGDFWKSLMERSTGNAIAGTVVTPPNHEVGHGDEFDFGDLTIRVHFYGTAHTPSDICLELVEKKIVHVGDVAMNNRIAFMDDGSFLGTFKVYDALEAAVPDGYWIPAHGFPSEDLIENNRILFLGIYEGAEKAVKEMASPSEVKKYVLADERVQHYAPVTNGFEENIGKYASLAYLEAEAAAF from the coding sequence ATGGAATTCGAGAAGCAGTTCCTGGCAACCCGTCGTCGCTTTCTGCGCAACCTGGGGGCAACAGCCGGGCTGGCCGCAGCCCCTCTTGCGTGGTCGTCCCGCGTCTTCGCCGAGGAATCGATGGTGGTCGAGGGGCCGCCGATGCCCGACCTCCCGGCCACCTGGATTGCCGATAACGTCTACGTGATCGTTTCGCCCTGGGGTTTCCCGTCCGAGGCGAACCAGGGAATGATGAGCAACATCACCTTCGTGATCACCGAAAAAGGGGTGGTGATCCTCGACAGTGGGGCCTCGCTGCAGATCGGCCAGATGGCGTTGCGCCAGATTCGCAAGATCACCGACAAGCCGGTGGTGGCGGTATTCAACACGCACTACCACGGCGATCACTGGCTCGGAAACCACGCCTTTGTTCGCGAGAACCCGGACGTGCCGATCTACGCGCACGAGAAGACCGCCTCGGCCATCCGGACCAATCAGGGTGATTTCTGGAAGAGTCTGATGGAGCGTTCCACCGGCAACGCGATTGCCGGCACCGTGGTCACCCCGCCGAATCACGAGGTCGGTCACGGCGACGAGTTCGATTTCGGCGACCTCACCATCCGCGTGCACTTCTACGGCACGGCGCATACCCCCTCGGATATTTGCCTGGAACTGGTCGAGAAGAAGATCGTTCACGTGGGCGATGTGGCCATGAACAACCGCATCGCGTTCATGGACGACGGCAGTTTCCTCGGGACGTTCAAGGTCTACGACGCGCTTGAGGCTGCCGTACCCGACGGCTACTGGATTCCGGCCCATGGTTTTCCGTCCGAGGATCTGATCGAGAACAACCGCATCCTCTTCCTCGGCATCTACGAGGGCGCCGAGAAGGCGGTCAAGGAGATGGCCAGCCCCTCCGAGGTCAAGAAGTACGTGCTCGCCGACGAGCGCGTCCAGCACTACGCGCCGGTGACCAACGGGTTCGAGGAAAACATCGGCAAGTACGCCTCGCTCGCTTACCTCGAGGCCGAAGCGGCCGCGTTCTAG
- a CDS encoding YggT family protein — protein MSGSFGDPSVFLVRMLFELVIFIAFARYFLQLFRANFYNPVTQAVVKITDPVLNPIRAVLKPVGRHDLASLVFALVMVALMVWAITAMQGVGMSGTGLFLGTLYFAFLTVTNLFFWTVLLRAVASWLGNERSPGVAFLDDLTDPVVAPVRRVLPPIGGIDLSPLAVLLIIQVAQMVVGNLLMG, from the coding sequence ATGAGCGGTAGCTTCGGGGATCCGAGCGTCTTCCTGGTACGGATGCTGTTCGAGCTGGTGATTTTCATCGCCTTCGCTCGTTACTTCCTGCAACTGTTCCGGGCGAACTTCTACAACCCGGTCACCCAGGCGGTGGTCAAGATCACCGACCCGGTGCTCAACCCGATTCGTGCGGTGCTTAAGCCGGTTGGTCGTCACGACCTGGCGTCACTGGTGTTCGCGCTGGTGATGGTCGCGTTGATGGTCTGGGCGATCACCGCGATGCAGGGTGTCGGCATGAGCGGCACCGGCCTGTTCCTTGGCACGCTCTACTTCGCCTTCCTCACGGTGACCAACCTGTTCTTCTGGACGGTGCTGCTGCGCGCCGTGGCGTCCTGGCTGGGCAATGAGCGCTCTCCGGGCGTGGCCTTCCTCGACGATCTGACTGACCCGGTCGTCGCCCCCGTTCGCCGCGTGCTGCCTCCGATTGGCGGCATCGATCTCTCGCCGCTGGCCGTCTTGCTGATCATCCAGGTAGCGCAGATGGTCGTCGGCAACCTGCTGATGGGCTGA